A single window of Gossypium arboreum isolate Shixiya-1 chromosome 13, ASM2569848v2, whole genome shotgun sequence DNA harbors:
- the LOC108462966 gene encoding scarecrow-like protein 32, translating into MKTEVRGNGGSISLQNPSLFNIPLDPITGALKGCLGSLDGACIEKLLLHCASALENNDVTLAQQVMWVLNNVASTVGDTNQRLTAWFLRALISRASRVCPTSMNFNGGSMFQRRLMTVTELVGYVDLIPWHRFGFCASNGAIFKAVEGYGKVHILDFSITQCMQWPTLIDALAKRPEGPPSLRITVPSCRPQVPPLLNVSKEEVGHRLANFAKFRDVPFEFHVKDDDPCLSNETFSTQFESLLTQLTRSQLDLRYDEALVINCQNWLRYLSDESKGNTTTVRDAFLDVIKGLNPRIIVVVDEDCDLSASSLSSRITTCFNYLWIPFDALATFLPKDSRQRLEYESDIGHKIENIVGFEGFQRTERLESGVKLSQRMNDAGFVSLPFCEDTINEVKSLLDEHASGWGMKREEDMLVLTWKGHNSVFATAWTELED; encoded by the coding sequence atGAAAACTGAGGTAAGAGGAAACGGTGGATCAATTTCCCTTCAAAACCCTAGTCTTTTCAACATCCCACTGGATCCCATAACCGGAGCACTCAAAGGGTGCCTTGGTAGCCTCGATGGAGCATGCATAGAGAAGCTTCTACTTCACTGCGCCAGTGCCCTCGAGAACAACGACGTGACTTTGGCTCAGCAAGTCATGTGGGTGCTCAACAACGTCGCTTCCACCGTCGGCGACACCAACCAGAGGCTCACCGCTTGGTTCTTAAGAGCCCTCATCTCTAGAGCGTCTAGGGTCTGTCCCACGAGCATGAATTTCAACGGCGGGAGCATGTTCCAGAGGAGGCTAATGACTGTTACCGAGCTAGTCGGGTACGTTGATTTAATCCCTTGGCACCGTTTTGGGTTTTGTGCATCCAACGGTGCCATTTTTAAGGCGGTTGAAGGGTACGGAAAAGTTCACATATTGGATTTTAGCATCACTCAATGTATGCAGTGGCCGACCCTAATCGACGCCTTGGCTAAGAGGCCTGAAGGCCCACCGTCGCTCCGTATCACGGTGCCCTCTTGCAGGCCACAAGTTCCCCCTTTACTCAACGTGTCGAAAGAGGAAGTGGGTCACCGTTTGGCCAATTTCGCTAAGTTTAGGGACGTGCCTTTTGAATTCCATGTCAAAGATGATGACCCTTGTTTGTCCAATGAAACGTTTTCTACTCAGTTTGAATCACTGTTGACTCAGTTGACTCGTTCCCAGCTAGACCTTAGGTATGATGAGGCTTTGGTGATAAACTGTCAAAATTGGCTACGGTATTTATCTGACGAATCAAAAGGGAATACCACCACCGTGCGAGATGCTTTCCTCGACGTGATTAAAGGCCTTAATCCTCGTATTATAGTTGTGGTCGATGAGGATTGTGATTTAAGCGCATCGAGCCTTAGTTCGAGGATCACAACATGCTTCAATTACCTTTGGATACCCTTTGATGCATTGGCGACTTTCTTGCCCAAAGATAGTCGCCAAAGGCTAGAATACGAATCCGATATCGGTCACAAGATTGAGAACATCGTGGGTTTCGAAGGGTTTCAAAGGACGGAGAGGCTAGAATCCGGTGTGAAATTGTCGCAGAGGATGAACGATGCCGGATTCGTTAGCCTCCCGTTCTGCGAAGACACCATTAACGAAGTTAAGTCCCTGCTTGATGAACATGCTAGTGGATGGGGTATGAAAAGAGAGGAAGATATGTTGGTCCTCACATGGAAAGGTCACAACTCGGTTTTCGCCACGGCATGGACCGAGTTGGAGGATTGA